Proteins encoded by one window of Halobaculum halobium:
- a CDS encoding PRC-barrel domain containing protein gives MERNHVTEDDEGKAVLDSGGRKIGMVTEVKSGTAYVNADPGLADSIRSKLGWGDADEGDYALENDRIDTVTDDEIRLKDGS, from the coding sequence ATGGAGCGAAACCACGTTACCGAGGACGACGAAGGCAAGGCGGTACTCGACTCCGGCGGTCGAAAGATCGGAATGGTCACCGAGGTCAAGTCCGGAACGGCCTACGTGAACGCCGACCCCGGCCTCGCCGATTCGATCCGTTCGAAACTCGGCTGGGGCGACGCGGACGAGGGGGACTACGCCCTCGAAAACGACCGAATCGACACCGTCACCGACGACGAGATCCGACTCAAGGACGGCTCCTAA